From a region of the Candidatus Aminicenantes bacterium genome:
- a CDS encoding methylated-DNA--[protein]-cysteine S-methyltransferase, with translation MYGYLEIDADPLGRLLVGIENDHVVFAQLVRRPEDMNGILERERAAYPGIRAAGNGHPVASLLRAYLAGEPVDPVDVPVHWTQGTEFQQRVWRTLRAVRRGSLVTYGKLADLAGSPRAARAVGSAMARNPLVLVVPCHRVVASGGELGGFSAGLDAKRYWLRLEGVDRGRLNGRIHDHSG, from the coding sequence GTGTATGGCTATTTGGAGATCGATGCCGACCCCCTGGGGCGCCTGCTGGTGGGAATAGAGAACGATCATGTGGTATTCGCCCAACTGGTGCGGCGCCCGGAGGATATGAACGGTATCCTGGAAAGGGAGCGCGCGGCGTATCCCGGCATTCGCGCTGCGGGTAATGGCCATCCCGTTGCCTCACTGCTGCGGGCTTACCTTGCCGGAGAGCCGGTGGATCCGGTGGATGTTCCCGTGCACTGGACCCAAGGGACTGAATTCCAGCAACGGGTTTGGCGCACACTTCGAGCTGTGCGACGCGGCAGCCTGGTGACTTACGGAAAACTGGCGGACCTGGCGGGTAGTCCCCGGGCGGCCCGCGCCGTGGGAAGTGCGATGGCGCGCAATCCCCTGGTACTGGTTGTGCCCTGTCATCGCGTGGTGGCTTCCGGGGGGGAGCTCGGTGGATTCTCAGCGGGCCTGGATGCAAAGCGGTACTGGCTCCGACTGGAAGGGGTGGATAGAGGTCGCCTGAACGGGAGGATTCATGACCATTCAGGATAA